DNA from Bacteroides zoogleoformans:
TCACCCATCGTCACTTTTGCCTTGCGGCCGTTGGGCGAAGTGGCTTCGAGCTTGACGTACCGGGCTTCCACGGCTTTGCCGAAGACCACGGTCTGCGGTTGCGGGTTGTGCATGATGTTGCTGAACTCGCCATGCGTGCGTACTTCCGTCCAGTGCTCGCCGTCGTTGCTCACCAAGAAGCGGAACTTATAGGCCATGTCGGGGGTGGCTTCGCCGTTGGCAGGGGCATAGGTGAAGCTTTTCAGCAGGCAGGTTTTTCCCAAATCGACCGTAAGCGGAGCCTCTGAGAGTTGCTTCCAGCCGTCGCGTTTCATTGCGTCAGGCTCTTTCGCCTTAGATGCCTCTTTCACGGGCCCGGCAAAATAAGCCCCCACTTTGGCTATGTTGGCTTTCAGGCGCGATGCCATCAGTGTGACGCGCAAGGCTTTCGCCTCTATGGCGGGGAAACGGAGCAGGCGTTTGTAGCCCACGGTTGTGCCTTGCGCCACTTCCGTCCAGCCTTCGGATGTAAGGGCTTCTACCTTGAAGGCCTCCACACGTTGCCCCCGACGGATGTCTTCTTGCAGCATCACGACGTTTATCCTTGCCTTCGTTTTCAGTTTGTACACGCGGCTTTCGCCCTCGGCAGGTTGCCACGGTGCGCTGCCTTTGCGCACGTAGTCGGTGGCGAATGTTGCTGCGATGTAATCGGCCAGTTCCTTGATGCGTGCGGCATCGTTTTCATGAATCCGTCCGCGACGGTCGGGCGGAATGTTGAGCAGAAGCACGGAATTGTAGCCCACCGATTTGAAGTAAATATCCACGAGGTGGGCGAGCGGCTTCACCTTGTCGTCTTCCGCCGTATGGTAGAACCATCCCGGACGGATGGACACGTCTACCTCCGAAGGATACCAGAAGAGCCTGTCCACCTTTTGCAACATGTCGCGGCTGCCCAAGTCTTTCGACATGTTGTTGATGCCGAGCTGTGCAAGAGTTTTTTCCGAGTCGGTTGCCGTAGATGGGGGAAGTACCGTGGAGCTCCACTCCGTTTCGCGTCCCACGCCTGCCTCGTTGCCCACCCAGCGGATGTCGTCACCCATGATGGCGGCCACGGCTTTGGGTTGCAGCGTGTTGATTACTTTCATGTAGGCTTCCCAGTCGTACTCTTGTTTTTTGCCGTTGGGGCCTTCGGCGCAAGCTCCGTCGAACCACACCTCGTGCACCTCGCCGTAGTTGGTGAGGAGCTCGGTCAGTTGGCGGATGAAGAACTCGTTATAGCGTGGCGAATCGCCGTAGCATGGAGCGTTCCTGTCCCACGGCGAAAGGTAGACGCCGAACTTCATGCCGTACTTGTCGCATGCCGCGCGCAGTTCCTTCACCACGTCGCCCTTGCCCCCTTTCCACGGCGAGGAGGCTACGGAATGGGCAGTGGTGGCGGTGGGCCACAGGCAGAAGCCGTCGTGATGCTTGGCGGTGATGATGGCCATCTTGAATCCTCCCTCCTTCAGGCTCTTCACCCATTGTTCGGCATCGAAACCGGTGGGATTGAACAGGGCGGGGTCTTCTTTCCCGTCGCCCCATTCGCGGTTGGTAAAGGTGTTGATGCCGAAATGCAGAAAGGCCGTGAGCTCCAGCTTCTGCCACTCGTATTGTTGCGTAGTGGGCACAAGCCGGGCTGCCATTTCCACTTTTTGTTCCATTGGGGCATTTTGCGGAAACTCCACCTGCTTCACATGGTAATGTTCTTTTTCTTGGGCTGCCGCCTGCAACAGGCATAGGTGCAGGCAGGCAAGGAGTAGTGTTTTTTTCATCAGGGATAGTGTTTTTAAGAGCCGGGCGATGGCGTTTCAAAAGAGCCTTCGCCCAAGCTTGGGATTATACATAAATGTCGCATGTCAAGGCAACGGCTGTTTCGCCGCTTCGGGCAGTGTCACTTTGAAGAACCTGCTGGGACGGTGCTCCTTCCGTATGATGCTTACCAGCTGTTCCACTACGTCAGGATACGAGGCGGCGACGTCATGGTCTTCGTGTATGTCTTCAGTCAGATTGTAAAGGTGGGGCACTCCTTTCTTCACTACCATCTTCCAGTCTTCACGGCGCACGGCTATCTGGTCGGTTTCGTGAAACTCCCAATACAGATGATCGTGACGTTGCTGGCGAAGGCTGTCGCCCGTCATGGCTGCGGCAAACGAGATGCCGTCGAAGCAGTCGTCCGCCAGTTGTTTGTTCAGATATTTTTTGGGAAAACGGCGGTCGCCCGTCAGTTCGCAGAAAGTGGGCATCACATCGTAGAAAGCCAGTTGATGACTGCTTGTTGTCCCCGCCGGAACACGTCCGGGCCACCGCACGATGAAAGGCACGCGGATGCCCCCTTCGTGACACTCGCGCTTCAGTCCGCGCAATTTCCCGTCGCGTCCGAAAAAAGCAGGGTCGGCTCCTCCCTCTTCGTGAGGGCCGTTGTCGCTGCTGAATACCACCAGTGTGTTCTCGTCCAGCCCCTTCTCTTTCAGCTTTTGCAGAATCTCGCCCACATAAGCGTCCAACCTTGTAATCATGGCAGCAAACTGTGCATGTGTATGGACGGACGGATTGTAGCGCGAGCCTTCGCTTCCGCCCCATGTGCGGTCGTGAAAGAACTGCTTGCGGTAGGCCTGCAACAGCGAATCGTCAGGCTGTGCCAGTTCGGCATGCGGAAGCGTATAGGTCAGCAGTCCGAAGAAGGGTTGCCGGCCGTCTTGCCTGTCGATCCATTCCAATGCCTTGCGGTGAATCAAATCGGCAGAATATTGTGTGCGCAGTTCATAGCCTTTGCCATACA
Protein-coding regions in this window:
- a CDS encoding alpha-L-fucosidase, which encodes MKKTLLLACLHLCLLQAAAQEKEHYHVKQVEFPQNAPMEQKVEMAARLVPTTQQYEWQKLELTAFLHFGINTFTNREWGDGKEDPALFNPTGFDAEQWVKSLKEGGFKMAIITAKHHDGFCLWPTATTAHSVASSPWKGGKGDVVKELRAACDKYGMKFGVYLSPWDRNAPCYGDSPRYNEFFIRQLTELLTNYGEVHEVWFDGACAEGPNGKKQEYDWEAYMKVINTLQPKAVAAIMGDDIRWVGNEAGVGRETEWSSTVLPPSTATDSEKTLAQLGINNMSKDLGSRDMLQKVDRLFWYPSEVDVSIRPGWFYHTAEDDKVKPLAHLVDIYFKSVGYNSVLLLNIPPDRRGRIHENDAARIKELADYIAATFATDYVRKGSAPWQPAEGESRVYKLKTKARINVVMLQEDIRRGQRVEAFKVEALTSEGWTEVAQGTTVGYKRLLRFPAIEAKALRVTLMASRLKANIAKVGAYFAGPVKEASKAKEPDAMKRDGWKQLSEAPLTVDLGKTCLLKSFTYAPANGEATPDMAYKFRFLVSNDGEHWTEVRTHGEFSNIMHNPQPQTVVFGKAVEARYVKLEATSPNGRKAKVTMGEIALSD
- a CDS encoding arylsulfatase is translated as MNNRKTFLWGCMALAATGVNARQAEKPNILFILCDDMGYGDLGCYGQRYIRTPHIDRMASEGMRFTQAYAGSPVSAPSRASLMTGQHTGHTEVRGNKEYWKDASLIMYGDNEDYSMVGQHPYAPGHIILPEVMKNNGYTTGLFGKWAGGYEGSASTPDKRGVDEFFGYICQFQAHLYYPNFLNRYSRTQGDTGVVRVVMEENIKHPMYGKGYELRTQYSADLIHRKALEWIDRQDGRQPFFGLLTYTLPHAELAQPDDSLLQAYRKQFFHDRTWGGSEGSRYNPSVHTHAQFAAMITRLDAYVGEILQKLKEKGLDENTLVVFSSDNGPHEEGGADPAFFGRDGKLRGLKRECHEGGIRVPFIVRWPGRVPAGTTSSHQLAFYDVMPTFCELTGDRRFPKKYLNKQLADDCFDGISFAAAMTGDSLRQQRHDHLYWEFHETDQIAVRREDWKMVVKKGVPHLYNLTEDIHEDHDVAASYPDVVEQLVSIIRKEHRPSRFFKVTLPEAAKQPLP